In Corynebacterium aquatimens, one genomic interval encodes:
- the lexA gene encoding transcriptional repressor LexA gives MARQKRDPNGLSDRQRRILEVIQDAVVLRGYPPSIREIGDAAGLQSTSSVAYQLKELEKKGFLRRDPNKPRAVDLRHLPETDPLRKKSAQKKQTPAPEEAAAPRYIPIVGQIAAGVPITAEENINDYFPLPEELVGDGELFLLQVVGQSMQDAGILDGDWVAVRSQQTAEEGDFVAALIEGEATVKEFHKDSTGVWLLPHNDAFSPIKADEAEIMGRVVSVLRKL, from the coding sequence ATGGCACGACAGAAGAGAGACCCTAACGGCCTGAGCGACAGGCAACGCCGGATCCTGGAGGTTATTCAGGACGCGGTTGTCCTGCGCGGATACCCGCCAAGCATCCGTGAGATCGGTGATGCGGCGGGTTTGCAGTCAACATCGTCGGTTGCGTATCAGCTCAAGGAATTAGAGAAGAAGGGGTTCCTGCGCCGCGACCCAAACAAGCCGCGCGCCGTGGATCTGCGCCACCTGCCGGAGACGGATCCGCTGCGGAAGAAATCTGCGCAAAAGAAGCAGACGCCCGCACCCGAAGAGGCCGCGGCCCCGCGCTACATCCCCATTGTTGGTCAGATCGCGGCTGGGGTCCCAATCACCGCTGAAGAAAACATCAATGATTACTTCCCGCTGCCGGAAGAGCTCGTGGGTGACGGCGAACTCTTCTTGCTGCAGGTTGTCGGCCAGTCCATGCAGGACGCGGGCATTTTGGACGGGGACTGGGTTGCGGTGCGCTCCCAGCAGACGGCGGAGGAAGGGGATTTCGTTGCCGCGCTTATTGAGGGCGAGGCAACGGTCAAGGAGTTCCACAAGGACTCAACGGGGGTATGGCTCCTCCCCCACAATGACGCATTCTCCCCCATCAAGGCCGACGAAGCTGAGATTATGGGACGCGTAGTATCCGTCCTGCGCAAGCTGTAA
- a CDS encoding hydrogen peroxide-inducible genes activator: MNKEYKPTLAQLRTFVTVAENRHFGTAAAKLGISQPSLSQALVALETGLGIKLIERSTRKVIVTPAGAALLPYAQATLEAAETFVARSRGAHGVLNGPLVIGMIPTVAPYLLPSLLRLCREHFPELEPRIVEETTPVLLDQLRDGLIDLAVVATASERSGLTSRMLYDENFVVALPSHHALAGRDDLSLEELRELDLLLLDDGHCLRDQVIELCHLAQVSTNEITESVSRVSSLTTIVQLVAAGFGATLLPEDAVAAEGVRPGVAIARFAPTVSAERQVRLTYRASSTRVEEFETFGTLITQAHEDTLAAAGTINAGATA, encoded by the coding sequence GTGAACAAAGAGTACAAGCCGACGCTTGCGCAGTTGCGCACGTTCGTCACGGTCGCGGAGAACCGTCACTTTGGTACGGCCGCCGCGAAGCTGGGGATTTCGCAGCCGTCGCTGTCGCAGGCGCTCGTCGCGTTGGAGACCGGCCTGGGCATCAAGCTCATTGAGCGCTCGACGCGCAAGGTCATCGTCACCCCGGCGGGGGCCGCGCTTCTCCCCTACGCCCAGGCCACGCTCGAGGCGGCGGAGACGTTTGTTGCGCGCTCGCGCGGCGCTCACGGGGTGCTGAACGGCCCGCTGGTCATTGGGATGATTCCCACGGTCGCGCCCTACCTTTTGCCCAGCTTGCTCCGCCTGTGCCGAGAGCACTTCCCTGAGCTGGAGCCGCGGATCGTCGAAGAAACCACGCCTGTCCTGCTGGATCAGTTGCGTGACGGCCTCATTGACCTCGCCGTCGTGGCCACCGCGTCTGAGAGGAGCGGGTTAACATCGCGCATGCTTTACGACGAAAACTTCGTCGTCGCCCTGCCCTCCCACCACGCGCTGGCCGGGCGAGATGATTTGTCGCTCGAAGAGCTGCGGGAGCTCGATTTGCTATTGCTTGACGACGGCCACTGCCTCCGCGACCAGGTCATCGAACTGTGTCACCTCGCTCAGGTGAGCACGAACGAGATCACCGAATCTGTCAGCCGAGTGTCGTCGTTGACCACGATTGTGCAGTTGGTTGCCGCCGGTTTCGGTGCCACGCTTCTGCCGGAGGACGCCGTTGCCGCTGAGGGCGTGCGCCCGGGCGTTGCGATCGCCCGGTTCGCACCCACCGTGAGCGCCGAGCGGCAGGTTCGACTGACGTATCGTGCGTCGTCGACGCGCGTGGAGGAGTTTGAAACCTTTGGCACGCTGATCACACAGGCGCACGAGGACACCCTCGCCGCGGCCGGAACCATCAACGCTGGCGCGACTGCATGA
- the nrdR gene encoding transcriptional regulator NrdR, which produces MHCPFCHNQNSRVADSRLIDAGASIRRRRECTECGGRFTTIEKAILTVVKRNGVSEPFDRDKLIVGVRRACQGRDVSDDALKRLAQEVEETVRSHGSSQVDSNDIGLAILEPLRVLDEVAYLRFASVYKSFESADDFESEIRLMRRRDRDL; this is translated from the coding sequence GTGCATTGCCCTTTCTGCCATAACCAGAACTCCCGCGTCGCTGACTCGCGCCTGATTGACGCGGGCGCATCCATCCGCCGACGCAGAGAATGCACAGAATGCGGCGGCCGCTTTACGACGATTGAGAAGGCGATCTTGACCGTCGTCAAGCGAAACGGCGTGAGTGAGCCCTTCGACCGTGACAAGCTGATCGTTGGCGTGCGCCGCGCGTGCCAAGGCCGCGACGTGTCGGATGACGCGCTGAAGCGGCTGGCGCAAGAGGTCGAAGAAACCGTGCGCAGCCACGGCAGCTCCCAGGTCGATTCCAACGACATCGGCCTGGCGATCCTCGAACCTCTGCGCGTCCTCGACGAGGTCGCGTACCTGCGCTTCGCCTCCGTGTATAAGTCCTTCGAAAGCGCCGACGACTTCGAGTCCGAAATCCGACTGATGCGCCGCCGCGACCGCGACCTCTGA
- the hrpA gene encoding ATP-dependent RNA helicase HrpA gives MSGGEKTRQRTGGRRRRNKRDWARLKAQRAAAVEAALPEIRYPAGLPVSDRREAIKTLIRDNQVVIIAGETGSGKTTQIPKMCLELGRGREGLIGHTQPRRIAARTVAERIAEELGQEIGESVGYAIRFDDRVSDTTAVKLMTDGILLAEMQRDRLLRAYDTIIIDEAHERSLNIDFLLGYLKQLLPRRKDLKVIITSATIDPERFAEHFGGAPIIEVSGRTYPVEIRYRPLEMEVAVKDGGTKVVDVDMLDGLIDALTELMREGDGDILCFFASERDIRDAMEAIDGQNWRGVEVVPLFGRLSNAEQHRVFAPHSGRRIVLATNIAETSLTVPGIHYVVDTGLARISRYSTRTKVQRLPIEEISQASANQRSGRSGRIADGIAIRLYSEANFEARPEFTDPEILRTNLASVILQMISLRLGDISEFPFIQPPDPKAIRDGLLLLHELGAITDRESNDAPTLTSIGRDLAKIPVDPRMARMLVEANRLGVLEDVTVIVANMTIQDVRERPLEFQAQADQAHARFRDKTSDFISTLNLWDYLKDARDELSGNAFRKRMKKEYLHYMRIREWYDLVRQLRDVEKQLGWAQDQAGTARDPKEIHQALLSGLLSNIGARDGNSKEFKGARGTRFMIFPGSALAKKPPEFVMAAELVETTRLWARDVAAIDPAWVEKLARDLLKHSYSEPVWSRKRAAPMVHQKSLLYGVTIVADRLVPYHRVDAEGARDMFIRHALVDGEWTTHHKFAAHNAALLEQAAEIEEKIRRRGVVVDEETLFEFYDARVPAGVATGRHFDAWWKKKRREDPAFLDFDPNALIAEDVGAHMLHDGSYRTESAGFAGGAGAAASDGRGEGSAGGAGAAASDGGAAGGGALDSAKLAFPDSWRQGTIDYELQYKFEPGDPFDGVTVMVPVPLLAGLKDDGFDWLVPGLRLELFTELIRTLPKALRKTVVPAPDYAARALAKAVPGQGRVVEQLAHILQSMGGHGIAAADFRPEAVPGHLRMTFAAVDRRGKITDHDKDLQALKTRRAGQIHSSVAKAGKRSETDVVREWTVDTLGDVPETVTTTIEGNKVDAYPALEAAAGGVRVKVFPTKAAADASMVTATLTLLLRRIDVSTQQMLKGLPLRQRVAVEHYPHGGAAGLVEDARVAAIRDALFAAGGPVRRPAEFEELVKTIKPTISGAVRRTIVSIAPGLVEYSNLAAELDNWHGPAIDDINRQMAFLLPKHAITIHGMEHLQHLPRYVQAIRVRLEDMALDPDRDAERQATIDAAREYLDVRLRRLPKGREKSRAVKDILWRIEELRVSVFAQRLGTAKPVSQRRIEKMVDKLS, from the coding sequence ATGAGCGGCGGCGAAAAAACGCGGCAGCGGACTGGTGGCCGGCGGCGGCGCAACAAACGCGACTGGGCACGCCTGAAAGCGCAGCGCGCGGCAGCAGTCGAGGCAGCTCTGCCGGAGATTAGGTATCCGGCGGGCTTGCCGGTGTCCGATCGTCGAGAAGCGATTAAAACGCTGATCCGCGACAACCAGGTGGTGATCATCGCGGGTGAGACGGGCTCCGGTAAAACGACGCAGATCCCGAAGATGTGCCTTGAGCTGGGGCGCGGACGCGAGGGGCTGATTGGCCACACGCAGCCGCGACGCATTGCCGCGCGCACGGTGGCGGAGCGCATTGCGGAAGAACTCGGCCAGGAGATCGGCGAATCCGTAGGCTATGCGATCCGCTTCGACGACCGCGTCTCGGACACGACGGCCGTGAAACTGATGACAGACGGCATCCTGCTGGCCGAGATGCAGCGCGACCGCCTGCTGCGCGCCTACGACACGATCATCATCGACGAGGCCCACGAACGCAGCCTCAACATCGACTTTCTGCTTGGGTACCTCAAGCAGTTGTTGCCGCGGCGTAAAGATCTGAAGGTGATCATCACCTCCGCGACGATCGACCCGGAGCGGTTCGCGGAACACTTCGGTGGCGCGCCGATCATTGAGGTCTCGGGGCGCACGTACCCCGTTGAGATCCGCTACCGGCCGCTGGAGATGGAGGTCGCGGTAAAAGACGGCGGGACGAAGGTCGTCGACGTGGACATGCTCGACGGGCTTATCGACGCCCTGACGGAACTCATGCGCGAAGGCGACGGCGACATCTTGTGCTTCTTCGCCTCCGAGCGCGACATCCGCGACGCGATGGAGGCGATCGACGGCCAGAACTGGCGCGGCGTCGAGGTCGTGCCGCTGTTCGGGCGACTAAGCAACGCCGAGCAGCACCGCGTGTTCGCGCCGCATTCCGGGCGGCGGATTGTACTTGCGACGAACATCGCTGAGACGTCGCTGACCGTGCCGGGAATTCACTACGTGGTGGACACGGGGCTGGCGCGCATTTCGCGCTACTCGACGCGCACCAAGGTGCAGCGACTGCCCATCGAGGAGATCTCGCAAGCCAGCGCGAACCAGCGATCAGGGCGTTCGGGGCGTATCGCGGACGGTATTGCGATTCGTTTGTACTCGGAGGCGAACTTTGAGGCGCGTCCGGAATTCACCGACCCGGAGATCTTGCGCACCAACCTGGCGAGCGTGATCTTGCAAATGATCTCGCTGCGCTTAGGCGACATTTCGGAGTTCCCGTTCATCCAGCCGCCGGACCCGAAAGCGATCCGCGATGGCCTGCTGCTGTTGCATGAGCTCGGCGCGATCACCGACCGCGAGAGCAACGACGCGCCCACGCTCACGTCGATCGGGCGCGATCTGGCGAAGATCCCCGTCGACCCGCGCATGGCCCGCATGCTGGTCGAGGCCAACCGGCTAGGCGTGCTCGAAGACGTCACGGTCATCGTGGCCAACATGACCATTCAGGACGTGCGCGAGCGGCCACTGGAATTCCAGGCCCAGGCCGACCAAGCCCACGCACGGTTTAGGGATAAAACCTCTGACTTTATCTCCACGCTGAACCTGTGGGACTACCTGAAGGACGCGCGCGACGAACTGTCCGGCAACGCGTTCCGCAAACGCATGAAGAAGGAATACCTCCACTACATGCGTATCCGGGAGTGGTATGACCTGGTGCGGCAGCTGAGGGACGTCGAGAAGCAACTGGGCTGGGCACAGGATCAAGCCGGCACGGCGCGCGACCCGAAGGAAATCCACCAGGCGCTGCTGAGCGGCCTGTTGTCCAACATTGGCGCGCGCGACGGCAACTCGAAGGAATTCAAGGGCGCGCGCGGGACGCGGTTCATGATCTTCCCTGGCTCTGCGCTGGCGAAGAAACCGCCGGAGTTCGTGATGGCGGCGGAGCTCGTGGAGACGACTCGCCTGTGGGCGCGCGACGTTGCCGCGATCGACCCGGCGTGGGTGGAAAAGCTCGCGCGTGACCTGCTGAAACACTCATATTCCGAGCCCGTGTGGTCACGCAAGCGTGCCGCGCCGATGGTGCACCAGAAGTCCTTGCTCTACGGCGTGACCATCGTCGCGGATCGGCTCGTGCCGTATCACCGCGTGGACGCGGAAGGCGCGCGCGACATGTTCATCCGCCACGCGCTCGTCGACGGTGAATGGACCACCCACCACAAGTTCGCGGCCCACAACGCGGCTCTTTTAGAGCAGGCCGCGGAGATCGAAGAGAAAATCCGCCGCCGCGGCGTCGTCGTGGATGAGGAAACGCTATTTGAATTCTACGACGCCCGCGTGCCCGCTGGCGTCGCAACCGGACGTCACTTCGACGCCTGGTGGAAAAAGAAACGCCGCGAAGACCCGGCCTTTTTGGACTTTGACCCGAACGCGCTCATTGCGGAGGACGTGGGGGCACACATGCTTCACGACGGCTCCTACCGCACCGAGTCCGCCGGCTTCGCTGGCGGCGCTGGCGCTGCCGCCAGCGACGGAAGGGGCGAAGGTAGTGCTGGCGGCGCTGGCGCTGCCGCCAGCGACGGTGGTGCTGCCGGCGGCGGCGCGCTGGATAGCGCGAAGCTCGCGTTTCCCGACTCGTGGCGGCAGGGCACCATCGACTACGAGCTGCAGTACAAGTTTGAGCCGGGCGACCCCTTCGACGGAGTCACCGTCATGGTGCCCGTACCTCTTCTGGCGGGGCTGAAAGACGACGGATTCGACTGGCTGGTTCCGGGGCTGCGGTTGGAGCTGTTCACTGAGCTCATCCGCACGCTGCCGAAGGCGCTGCGCAAGACCGTCGTGCCGGCGCCCGACTACGCCGCGCGCGCTCTGGCGAAGGCAGTGCCGGGGCAAGGGCGCGTCGTCGAGCAGCTGGCGCACATCCTGCAGTCGATGGGCGGGCACGGAATCGCGGCGGCAGATTTCCGGCCGGAGGCGGTGCCGGGTCATCTGCGGATGACGTTCGCGGCTGTCGATCGGCGCGGAAAAATCACCGATCATGACAAGGACCTTCAGGCGCTGAAGACAAGGCGCGCGGGGCAGATTCATTCGTCGGTGGCAAAGGCTGGGAAGCGCTCGGAGACGGATGTGGTGCGGGAGTGGACCGTCGATACGCTTGGCGACGTCCCTGAGACCGTGACCACAACCATCGAGGGCAACAAAGTGGACGCGTACCCCGCGCTGGAGGCGGCGGCTGGCGGCGTGCGGGTGAAAGTCTTCCCGACGAAGGCCGCTGCGGACGCCTCGATGGTGACCGCGACGCTGACGCTGCTGCTGCGTCGCATCGACGTGTCGACGCAGCAGATGCTCAAAGGACTGCCGCTGCGGCAACGCGTGGCCGTCGAACACTACCCGCACGGCGGCGCCGCGGGACTCGTGGAAGACGCGCGCGTGGCCGCGATCCGCGACGCACTATTCGCCGCGGGCGGGCCCGTGCGACGGCCCGCGGAGTTCGAGGAGCTGGTGAAAACCATCAAACCCACCATCAGCGGGGCCGTGCGGCGCACCATCGTTTCGATTGCGCCCGGGCTGGTCGAGTACTCGAACCTCGCGGCCGAGCTGGATAACTGGCACGGGCCCGCGATCGACGACATCAACCGGCAGATGGCGTTTCTTTTACCCAAGCACGCGATCACAATCCACGGGATGGAGCACCTGCAGCACCTCCCCCGCTACGTCCAGGCCATTAGGGTGCGGCTCGAGGACATGGCGTTGGACCCCGACCGCGACGCCGAGCGCCAGGCAACCATCGACGCGGCCCGGGAATACCTCGACGTGAGGCTTCGCCGCCTGCCTAAGGGCCGCGAAAAATCGCGCGCGGTGAAGGACATCTTGTGGCGCATCGAGGAGCTGCGCGTAAGCGTGTTCGCGCAGCGGCTCGGGACGGCGAAACCCGTGAGCCAGCGGCGGATCGAGAAGATGGTGGACAAGCTCAGCTAG